A genome region from Carya illinoinensis cultivar Pawnee chromosome 2, C.illinoinensisPawnee_v1, whole genome shotgun sequence includes the following:
- the LOC122301227 gene encoding 4-hydroxy-tetrahydrodipicolinate synthase, chloroplastic-like — protein sequence MATLNMKSYSLCSILRGSALQSPRPHYSDNYRRNAEWRSPQVALIPNFHLPMRSLEVKNRTSAEDIKSLRLITAIKTPYLPDGRFDLEAYDDLLNMQIVNGAEGVIVGGTTGEGQLMSWDEHIMLIGHTVNCFGGKVKVIGNTGSNSTREAIHASEQGFAVGMHAALHINPYYGKTSLEGMVSHFESVLSMGPTIIYNVPSRTGQDIPPRVVHTIAQSANLAGVKECVGNDRVELYSENRIVVWSGNDDQCHDARWSHGATGVMSVTSNMVPGLMRELMFGGKNPSLNAKLMPLIEWLFQEPNPIGLNTALAQLGVVRPIFRLPYVPLPLAKRVEFVDLVEKIGRENFVGEKDVQVLDDDDFILVRRY from the exons ATGGCTACCTTGAACATGAAGAGCTATAGCTTGTGTTCGATTCTGAGGGGCTCTGCTCTCCAGTCTCCGCGTCCCCATTATAGCGATAACTATAGGAg GAATGCAGAGTGGAGGTCTCCTCAAGTGGCTCTAATACCTAATTTTCATCTTCCAATGCGCAGCTTGGAGGTTAAAAACAG GACATCGGCAGAGGATATAAAGTCTCTTAGATTGATAACAGCAATCAAAACTCCATACCTACCTGACGGTAGATTTGATCTAGAAGCATATGATGATTTGTTGAACATGCAGATTGTCAATGGAGCTGAAGGTGTTATTGTCGGTGGCACAACTGGTGAAGGCCAATTGATGAGCTGGGATGAACACATAATGCTTATTGGCCATACAGTCAACTGTTTTGGAGGAAAAGTCAAGGTAATTGGAAACACTGGAAGCAATTCGACAAGGGAAGCAATTCATGCCTCTGAACAGGGTTTTGCCGTTGGGATGCATGCTGCCCTTCACATTAATCCTTACTATGGCAAAACCTCGTTGGAGGGCATGGTTTCTCACTTTGAAAGTGTCCTATCTATGGGCCCCACCATTATATACAATGTGCCTTCACGGACTGGCCAAGATATTCCCCCGCGTGTGGTTCACACTATAGCCCAGAGTGCCAACTTGGCTGGTGTCAAGGAGTGTGTTGGAAATGATCGGGTTGAACTGTATTCAGAGAATAGGATAGTGGTGTGGAGTGGGAATGATGATCAATGCCATGATGCTAGATGGAGCCATGGGGCAACTGGGGTGATGTCCGTTACTAGCAACATGGTTCCTGGTTTGATGAGGGAACTCATGTTTGGAGGAAAGAACCCTTCACTGAATGCGAAGCTCATGCCTCTGATTGAGTGGCTCTTTCAGGAGCCAAATCCTATTGGCTTAAACACAGCTCTTGCTCAACTTGGAGTCGTGAGGCCCATTTTCAGGCTCCCATACGTGCCCCTTCCTCTGGCAAAGAGGGTAGAATTTGTTGATTTGGTGGAGAAAATTGGCCGGGAGAATTTTGTCGGTGAAAAAGATGTTCAGGTTCTTGATGACGACGACTTTATACTAGTCCGTCGgtattaa